The proteins below come from a single Salinilacihabitans rarus genomic window:
- a CDS encoding metal-dependent hydrolase translates to MHQSGHYGAALLAYSPVGAVVVALGFDAAAVGGAVVVVGLSMLPDVDVRLPNVSHRGPTHTVYFAAAVGVVTGTLGGVVGATGGPFGMIALAAFGFTLGAVAVLSHLGADALTPMGVRPFADGRHYSLGVCRAANPIANYALLGVGLAVAVAAYWVGAGIAAVVGG, encoded by the coding sequence ATGCACCAGTCCGGCCACTACGGCGCCGCCTTGCTCGCGTACAGCCCCGTCGGCGCCGTCGTCGTCGCTCTCGGATTCGACGCCGCGGCCGTCGGCGGCGCGGTGGTCGTCGTCGGGTTGTCGATGCTCCCGGACGTCGACGTGCGCCTGCCGAACGTGTCCCACCGCGGGCCGACGCACACCGTTTACTTCGCGGCGGCGGTCGGTGTCGTGACGGGTACCCTCGGTGGGGTGGTAGGCGCAACGGGTGGGCCGTTCGGGATGATCGCCCTGGCGGCGTTCGGGTTCACCCTCGGCGCGGTCGCGGTCCTGAGCCACCTCGGCGCCGACGCGCTCACGCCGATGGGCGTTCGGCCGTTCGCCGACGGTCGCCACTACTCGCTCGGCGTGTGTCGGGCGGCGAACCCGATCGCGAACTACGCGCTCCTCGGCGTCGGGCTCGCGGTGGCGGTAGCGGCCTACTGGGTCGGCGCGGGGATCGCCGCCGTCGTCGGGGGGTGA
- a CDS encoding pyridoxamine 5'-phosphate oxidase family protein — MGTASSRAGKELSEDEVRAMLASNHHGVLSMGADDRGYGLPMTYGYDEADDRLVLGFVSAPDSKKRRFVAAAEEVTLTVYTYEDVDSWRSVVVTGTLESVSESEVSGHLAPLFFVEEDEATGERRFVEFGELEREWYEFRIDDLSGRHSGWPED, encoded by the coding sequence ATGGGGACGGCTTCGTCGAGGGCCGGGAAGGAGTTGAGCGAGGACGAAGTTCGCGCGATGCTCGCGTCGAACCACCACGGCGTTTTGAGCATGGGGGCCGACGACCGCGGCTACGGCCTCCCGATGACGTACGGGTACGACGAGGCGGACGACCGCCTCGTCCTCGGGTTCGTAAGCGCCCCCGACAGCAAGAAGCGTCGGTTCGTCGCCGCGGCCGAAGAGGTGACGCTGACGGTCTACACCTACGAGGACGTCGACTCGTGGCGGAGCGTCGTGGTGACGGGGACGCTGGAGTCAGTCTCCGAATCCGAGGTCTCCGGCCACCTGGCGCCGCTGTTCTTCGTCGAGGAGGACGAGGCGACGGGCGAGCGCCGGTTCGTGGAGTTCGGCGAACTCGAACGGGAGTGGTACGAATTCCGGATCGACGACCTCTCCGGCCGGCACAGCGGCTGGCCGGAGGACTGA